A part of Bacteroidales bacterium genomic DNA contains:
- a CDS encoding fibronectin type III domain-containing protein: MKRFNYVLFLTLIVNQVFAGTRFYRASFRDDPTTTIVIGWCEDGTSTNPKLFYGPQDHGQNYQNYPYQATVSRTVSHRGLVNHFVRLTNLQPGTKYFFVIKDDQSISPRMSFKTLSDNPNVPILFVSGGDTRTGVPLVEYEVDQCVPRRKRGFELVAKIRPDFVAFSGDFVLTNTSTQQWIDWFTDFQLTIGPEGRLTPIIPVFGNHEDAVDVYNFFDIPNSNAFYALTFGGNLLRLYTLNSDIGCGSSQLNWFQNDLQLHTNTVNEPYWKAVQYHIPLVPHGEYSPMTSLISCWAPLFTQYQVRLAMEGHTHVVKITWPIVPSNATGSDNGFIRNDQNGTVYLGEGSWGAPLRNLYTYYSSSAAYNWTRNQGKFASFFVVTVTKQKIQIRTVMFNDASQVANVSQVQPNDPPGTLPSGLTFWNPSNGGLVEIPTNRILSNDATLSQLQVSYGNLSPNFNSSVTTYEVLVPDTLSFVPIVTATPSHPGAYVSIQQATSIQGTQSNRTATITVTAEDGVTTKIYQVVFQAMPIANAYLQSLVPSHGSLTPSFSPTTYNYIVYLPYGFVDTPYVTATPQDPMATMTITQPTSPDGIATVVVTSSNQQVTKTYTVDFIVSSSTDNYIISFVVPNQIGQSIIDNQNNTIQFTMPYNYDVTAIVPYIVHTGVSIHPPAGTPRNFTTPVQYTVYSANNTPRTYTVYCSFAQPSSDAYLSYLEVKDKILDPSFTPENSLYFVYDTASKPVIIAIPRDLNATVKIFPPESATGSSAQRTAQILVIAPDLITTRLYSIIFGTQTSIPSQFLPTIRVFPNPCTSAFYIQLPDQQQTYQIQIFSGLGHLMYDNIVTSKEIRVDCANWPAGTYFVIVKYYHANVHFKKVKVIIQK, from the coding sequence ATGAAGAGATTCAACTATGTGTTGTTTTTGACGTTAATAGTTAATCAAGTTTTTGCGGGTACACGATTTTATCGTGCTTCATTTAGAGACGATCCTACGACTACCATCGTGATTGGTTGGTGTGAAGACGGAACATCGACAAATCCAAAGTTATTTTATGGGCCACAGGATCATGGTCAGAATTATCAGAATTATCCTTATCAAGCAACAGTAAGCCGCACGGTCTCACATCGCGGACTTGTGAACCATTTTGTGCGGTTAACAAATCTACAACCTGGGACAAAATATTTTTTTGTCATTAAAGATGATCAGAGTATTAGTCCAAGAATGTCTTTCAAAACATTGAGTGACAATCCAAATGTACCTATTTTGTTTGTTTCTGGTGGTGATACGAGAACAGGAGTTCCGCTCGTAGAATATGAGGTGGATCAGTGTGTTCCCAGAAGAAAAAGAGGGTTTGAACTGGTTGCTAAAATTCGTCCCGATTTTGTTGCATTTAGCGGAGATTTTGTGCTGACAAATACTTCGACTCAACAGTGGATCGATTGGTTTACGGATTTTCAATTAACCATTGGACCTGAAGGAAGACTTACACCTATCATCCCCGTATTTGGAAACCATGAAGACGCTGTGGATGTATATAATTTTTTTGACATTCCTAATAGCAATGCTTTCTATGCTTTAACTTTTGGAGGTAATTTACTGAGATTATATACACTCAATTCAGACATTGGTTGCGGTTCTTCTCAACTTAATTGGTTTCAAAACGATCTTCAGCTTCATACGAATACGGTGAATGAACCATACTGGAAAGCAGTTCAATATCATATTCCTTTGGTCCCTCACGGTGAATATTCACCTATGACGTCGCTTATCAGTTGTTGGGCACCATTGTTCACACAATATCAGGTGAGACTAGCTATGGAAGGACACACACATGTTGTGAAGATTACTTGGCCTATAGTCCCTTCAAATGCAACGGGTAGTGATAACGGTTTTATTAGAAATGACCAAAACGGAACAGTCTATTTAGGCGAAGGGAGTTGGGGAGCGCCTTTGCGGAATTTGTATACATACTACAGTTCAAGTGCAGCTTATAATTGGACAAGAAACCAGGGAAAGTTCGCTTCGTTCTTCGTTGTGACTGTTACTAAACAAAAAATTCAGATCCGAACAGTTATGTTCAATGATGCCTCTCAAGTAGCTAACGTTAGTCAAGTTCAACCTAACGACCCGCCAGGTACGTTGCCTTCTGGTTTGACTTTTTGGAATCCGAGCAATGGTGGATTGGTAGAAATCCCGACAAATCGCATATTGAGCAACGATGCTACTTTAAGTCAATTACAAGTGAGCTATGGTAATCTCTCTCCCAATTTTAATTCATCAGTTACTACATACGAAGTTCTGGTACCTGATACTTTGTCATTCGTTCCAATTGTTACAGCTACACCTAGTCATCCTGGAGCGTACGTATCTATTCAACAAGCAACGTCTATTCAAGGTACTCAAAGCAACCGAACAGCAACCATTACCGTTACAGCTGAAGATGGTGTGACGACAAAAATTTATCAGGTAGTTTTTCAGGCTATGCCAATTGCCAATGCTTATCTTCAGTCGCTCGTGCCAAGTCATGGATCATTAACTCCTTCATTTAGTCCAACAACTTATAATTATATCGTGTATCTACCTTATGGTTTTGTCGACACACCTTACGTAACAGCTACACCACAGGATCCCATGGCCACGATGACAATTACACAACCAACTTCGCCAGATGGTATCGCTACGGTAGTCGTAACATCCTCGAATCAACAGGTAACTAAAACATATACAGTTGATTTTATCGTTTCTTCTAGCACCGATAATTATATTATTTCTTTTGTTGTCCCTAATCAAATTGGACAAAGTATCATTGATAATCAGAACAATACTATCCAATTTACCATGCCGTACAACTACGATGTGACCGCAATTGTTCCATACATAGTGCATACTGGCGTGAGTATTCACCCGCCCGCTGGAACACCGCGTAATTTTACCACTCCTGTGCAATATACCGTTTACTCAGCTAATAATACTCCACGTACTTATACAGTTTATTGTTCTTTTGCTCAACCAAGTAGTGACGCTTATTTGAGCTATCTTGAGGTGAAAGACAAGATACTAGATCCATCTTTTACCCCTGAAAATTCCTTATATTTTGTTTATGATACAGCAAGTAAGCCAGTGATCATAGCTATCCCGAGAGATTTAAATGCGACCGTAAAAATTTTTCCACCCGAAAGTGCTACAGGCTCATCTGCTCAACGAACGGCGCAAATTTTAGTCATTGCTCCCGACCTGATCACAACACGTCTTTATTCTATCATTTTCGGAACACAAACCAGCATACCCTCTCAATTTTTACCAACAATAAGAGTTTTTCCAAATCCTTGCACTTCTGCTTTTTATATTCAATTACCAGATCAACAACAAACCTATCAAATCCAGATTTTTTCAGGTTTAGGTCATCTCATGTACGATAATATCGTTACGAGTAAGGAAATTAGAGTTGATTGTGCAAATTGGCCTGCAGGAACTTATTTCGTGATAGTAAAATATTATCATGCAAATGTTCATTTCAAAAAAGTGAAAGTAATCATACAAAAATGA
- a CDS encoding alkaline phosphatase D family protein, translating into MKIYFLTSVFLIALYSLLGQSKNYSKRLDKSFDPIYAPFYHGVASGDPLSDRVIIWTRVTDFSFGSDSIPVQWFVCLDTCCQQVIKSGYAYASASRDFCVKVDVTGLQPDTWYYYYFRALGRNSVLGRTRTLPVGNNLNNLRFGFFHGSNYNSGYYNALRDLANRNDVDFMIHLGDYIYEYGTGGYGNHPDRWVVPDWDIVTLSDYRARYSHYRLDPDLRWAHQQYPWFVIWDDHEVANNAWRHGAENHDSTTQGSYEVRRACAIQAFMEWMPLRPVNNPQCPDNHIRKYFDFGDLARLILIDSRHEARMAQDALPNNDPNKTMLGEVQYQWITQALYESYHNEHQKWRIIGNQVMFVPLKILGQVVNNDQWDGYMQDRQRIMNFIRYTNIKNNVIITGDIHTSWACDVPDPYIGQYGPNGQGCSNLVEFVSPSITSPSFPFGNGVGVPLIISNNPHIKWADLIYKGYSILDIKPMRVHSDWFFVSTIDNPDSFQTNWAQGWYVNKDENFLRMAYAPALPLNTYPSLSGEKPFSCQQDSTITQLNENGHFTLLSLFPNPNNGRMTIQYHLKEPQTLTFHVLDMHQKLVYQESITPAKFDIQYHGFNLHLPAGQYYLLIYSNQKLLGKIPFVIVNR; encoded by the coding sequence ATGAAAATATATTTTTTAACGTCGGTATTTTTGATTGCACTCTATTCGTTGTTAGGTCAGTCGAAGAATTATAGTAAACGGCTTGATAAGTCTTTTGATCCAATTTATGCTCCATTTTATCATGGGGTTGCTTCAGGAGATCCTTTATCTGATCGGGTAATAATATGGACGAGAGTGACCGATTTCAGCTTTGGATCAGATAGTATCCCTGTTCAGTGGTTTGTGTGTTTGGATACGTGTTGTCAACAAGTTATTAAGAGTGGTTATGCCTATGCAAGTGCTTCTCGTGATTTTTGTGTTAAGGTAGATGTTACAGGATTGCAGCCAGATACATGGTATTATTATTATTTTCGTGCTCTTGGTCGGAATTCTGTTTTAGGCAGGACACGGACTTTACCTGTAGGAAATAATCTAAATAATTTGCGTTTTGGTTTTTTTCATGGAAGTAATTATAACAGTGGTTATTATAATGCCTTACGAGACTTAGCCAACAGGAATGATGTTGATTTCATGATTCATCTCGGAGATTATATCTACGAGTACGGTACGGGTGGATATGGCAATCATCCGGATCGTTGGGTTGTGCCTGATTGGGATATTGTAACTCTCAGTGATTATCGTGCTCGTTATAGTCATTATCGCCTTGATCCAGATCTTAGGTGGGCTCATCAGCAGTACCCATGGTTTGTGATCTGGGATGACCATGAAGTAGCTAATAATGCATGGCGACATGGTGCAGAAAATCATGATTCAACTACGCAGGGTAGTTATGAAGTTCGTCGTGCATGTGCTATTCAAGCTTTTATGGAATGGATGCCTCTGAGACCTGTGAACAACCCACAATGTCCCGATAATCACATTCGTAAGTACTTTGATTTTGGCGATTTGGCAAGGCTTATTCTAATCGATTCTAGGCATGAAGCACGAATGGCACAAGATGCTTTGCCCAATAATGATCCTAACAAAACCATGCTGGGAGAAGTGCAATATCAGTGGATAACACAAGCTCTATACGAATCATACCATAATGAACATCAAAAATGGAGAATCATTGGTAATCAAGTGATGTTTGTCCCCCTTAAAATATTAGGTCAAGTTGTTAACAACGACCAGTGGGATGGATATATGCAGGACAGACAAAGGATTATGAATTTTATACGTTACACCAATATTAAAAACAATGTGATTATAACGGGCGATATTCATACTTCTTGGGCTTGTGACGTGCCAGATCCTTACATAGGTCAATATGGACCTAACGGGCAAGGATGTTCTAATCTTGTTGAATTTGTCTCACCAAGTATAACATCTCCTTCTTTCCCATTCGGAAATGGAGTAGGGGTACCACTCATTATTTCCAATAATCCTCACATTAAATGGGCAGATTTAATTTACAAAGGATACTCCATTCTTGACATTAAGCCTATGAGAGTGCATTCGGACTGGTTTTTTGTTAGTACCATCGATAATCCTGATAGCTTTCAAACAAACTGGGCTCAAGGTTGGTACGTTAATAAGGATGAAAATTTTCTGCGAATGGCTTATGCTCCTGCTTTGCCTTTAAATACTTATCCCTCATTGAGTGGAGAAAAGCCATTTTCATGCCAGCAAGATTCTACCATCACACAACTCAATGAAAATGGTCATTTTACTTTATTGAGTCTTTTTCCGAACCCTAACAACGGAAGAATGACTATACAGTATCATCTCAAAGAACCACAAACTCTGACATTTCATGTATTGGACATGCATCAAAAATTAGTTTATCAGGAGAGTATTACACCAGCGAAATTTGATATTCAATACCATGGATTTAACTTGCATTTACCTGCAGGTCAATACTATTTGTTGATTTATTCAAATCAGAAATTGCTAGGGAAAATACCATTTGTAATTGTTAATCGATAA
- a CDS encoding T9SS type A sorting domain-containing protein has protein sequence MKKFLLFCFMFIAGKLALFSQSHFDIQVYHQCDSGKIKLINHHPSNGYQPHFMTTTGFRYSWNFGNGQTSTAENPPLVKYSQPGTYNISYSVTIDTVGFYLNRMTVTRVGCTDPFGGKPDVYVIIRDNDGIEVYNTFNNQFVNTSPPYTWEPQILLKNPPYFVWVWDDDPVDGDDNCVDDSENQPGASTLILLPPNNPQHFGTTTYVDTNNMVIVEFEFYKPVLQFSQQKTFTVYSSPAVPTLNYTYGNYHINDPIPPVIASIQNANVAYWYDDSSFVQPIDTGEVFYFHPTGNGTFTFWVRQYNPTSTCYSPAASVTFEIYGAASVWEGHERKPSFSYDNIENSLNLSFFSPTEKIVDIQVFNSLGQVLFKEKLRNYNNSDISINLPNLTDGIYFVKIETSKHQVTGKFVVKH, from the coding sequence ATGAAAAAGTTTTTATTGTTTTGTTTCATGTTTATTGCCGGAAAATTGGCACTATTTTCACAATCGCATTTTGATATTCAAGTTTATCATCAATGCGATTCTGGTAAGATCAAACTGATCAATCATCATCCATCCAATGGTTATCAACCTCATTTTATGACTACTACAGGATTTAGGTATTCGTGGAATTTCGGAAATGGTCAAACATCCACTGCAGAAAATCCTCCTTTAGTAAAATATTCACAACCTGGAACATACAATATTTCTTATTCAGTCACTATCGACACGGTTGGATTTTATTTAAATCGTATGACTGTTACAAGAGTTGGATGTACGGATCCTTTTGGAGGAAAACCTGATGTATACGTAATAATACGAGATAATGATGGTATTGAAGTTTACAATACATTTAATAATCAATTTGTTAACACTTCTCCACCATACACGTGGGAGCCACAAATCTTATTGAAAAATCCCCCTTATTTTGTATGGGTTTGGGATGATGATCCAGTAGATGGTGATGATAATTGTGTTGATGATTCTGAAAATCAACCCGGAGCGTCAACCCTCATATTATTACCTCCAAACAATCCTCAGCATTTTGGAACGACAACTTATGTTGATACCAACAACATGGTCATCGTCGAATTTGAATTTTATAAGCCTGTACTTCAATTTTCCCAACAAAAAACATTTACTGTATATTCTTCTCCAGCTGTTCCAACTCTTAACTATACTTACGGAAATTATCATATTAATGACCCAATTCCTCCTGTCATCGCATCAATTCAAAATGCAAATGTTGCGTATTGGTATGATGATTCATCTTTTGTTCAACCCATTGATACGGGTGAAGTATTTTATTTTCATCCTACCGGAAACGGGACATTTACTTTTTGGGTCAGGCAATACAATCCTACCTCTACATGTTATAGTCCAGCTGCAAGTGTAACATTCGAAATATACGGTGCAGCTTCTGTTTGGGAAGGTCATGAACGAAAACCTAGTTTTTCTTACGATAATATTGAAAATAGTTTGAACCTTTCTTTTTTTAGTCCAACCGAAAAAATAGTTGATATTCAAGTATTTAATTCACTTGGTCAGGTCTTATTCAAAGAAAAACTTCGTAACTATAACAACAGTGATATATCGATTAATTTGCCGAATCTAACAGATGGGATTTATTTTGTAAAAATAGAAACCTCTAAACATCAGGTGACTGGCAAGTTCGTAGTAAAGCATTAA
- a CDS encoding gliding motility-associated C-terminal domain-containing protein yields the protein MNSKKYILLFLSFVVVQWLFGQNTFQVTPNPGCVGVPVSFATLFSSNYVPIPNFTTGYSYYWNFGNGQTSTQPNVTGFVYNSANDYHIRHVVYIDTVGFVLKKVEVLAGACNDPFGGAPDPYLIITNGNNQTVFSTASSPYNDTHFPVSWNLNILLTHPPYRFWVWDKDSYDGDDNCVNDQETQPGVYSNINLPPNDTTTFGETVYSFTNQGLTYRLYFSKNVTKHQESYTYTVHSRPSLPVLVENFTHFCLGQSPEPLVVLSQSGYEYAWFSDTTLTQPLLVNDTFYPNITQAGSYQYFVTQIDTNTQCRSGFIAASVQVIALPGPLVKGYFPILCEGEQIQAWIAFGDSIVWYGDSLGQSVLHIGDTFLLNQNQPGSYQVWVREISDEGCFSQFTHLPVYISPKLEAHILTHPPSCVSKNDGKATAIPLNGYPPFRYVWSNGDSTQTANNLPPGDVTVVIIDSAMCLRTFQAYVPEADSIKVRFQIERPSCLPEGPEGKITIQPTGGNPPYQITCNGELVDTILSNIEPSTYHFQIIDSNACVKDTTIHVEKLDDCLEIATILTPNGDHLNDTWQIRSIQYFPKARIEVFDKFGNLVFSSDGEYEPWDGTYKGSILPAGSYYYVIKFSPDGEQITGIVDILY from the coding sequence ATGAACTCCAAAAAGTATATTTTACTGTTTCTCTCTTTTGTAGTTGTCCAATGGTTGTTCGGACAAAATACTTTTCAAGTCACTCCTAATCCAGGTTGTGTAGGAGTTCCTGTAAGTTTCGCTACTCTATTTTCTTCCAATTATGTTCCTATTCCAAATTTTACTACAGGTTATTCTTATTACTGGAATTTCGGTAATGGTCAAACTTCTACGCAACCCAATGTAACTGGCTTTGTTTACAATTCGGCCAACGATTACCACATCAGACATGTGGTGTACATTGATACGGTTGGGTTTGTTTTGAAAAAAGTTGAAGTACTTGCAGGTGCGTGCAACGACCCATTTGGAGGTGCACCGGATCCATATCTTATAATAACCAACGGGAATAATCAAACTGTTTTTTCTACGGCTTCTTCCCCTTACAACGATACACATTTTCCGGTAAGCTGGAACTTGAACATATTGCTTACTCATCCCCCTTATAGGTTTTGGGTTTGGGATAAAGATTCTTACGATGGCGACGACAATTGTGTCAACGATCAAGAAACTCAACCAGGTGTGTATTCCAACATAAATCTGCCTCCCAACGACACCACCACCTTTGGTGAAACAGTATATTCTTTCACGAATCAAGGACTTACTTATAGGCTATATTTTTCAAAAAATGTAACCAAGCATCAAGAAAGTTACACATATACTGTTCATTCTAGACCTTCTCTTCCGGTTCTCGTAGAGAATTTTACTCACTTTTGTTTGGGACAGTCTCCTGAACCTTTGGTAGTTTTGAGTCAAAGCGGATATGAATATGCATGGTTTTCAGATACAACGCTTACACAACCATTGTTGGTCAATGATACTTTTTATCCCAATATTACTCAAGCAGGATCGTATCAATATTTTGTTACTCAGATCGATACGAACACTCAATGCAGGAGCGGTTTTATTGCGGCTTCTGTACAGGTGATCGCTTTACCTGGACCATTGGTTAAAGGTTATTTTCCCATTTTGTGTGAAGGAGAACAAATACAAGCGTGGATTGCCTTCGGAGATAGCATTGTATGGTATGGTGACTCCTTAGGACAAAGTGTATTACATATAGGTGATACCTTTTTGCTCAATCAAAATCAACCTGGTTCATATCAGGTTTGGGTAAGGGAAATTTCCGATGAGGGTTGTTTTTCACAATTTACTCATTTGCCTGTTTACATTTCGCCAAAATTGGAAGCCCATATTTTGACACATCCTCCCTCTTGTGTGAGCAAAAATGACGGAAAAGCAACAGCCATTCCTTTAAACGGGTATCCACCTTTTCGATATGTTTGGTCCAACGGAGATTCCACCCAGACAGCCAACAATCTGCCACCAGGCGATGTAACCGTTGTGATTATTGATTCAGCTATGTGTTTGCGTACTTTTCAGGCATACGTGCCAGAAGCAGATTCAATCAAAGTTCGTTTTCAGATCGAGAGACCTTCTTGTCTTCCAGAGGGCCCCGAAGGAAAAATTACCATCCAACCAACAGGGGGAAACCCTCCTTATCAGATAACTTGTAATGGAGAACTAGTAGATACTATTTTGTCTAATATTGAACCCTCAACATATCATTTTCAAATCATAGATTCAAACGCTTGTGTGAAAGATACCACCATTCACGTGGAAAAGCTTGATGATTGCTTGGAAATCGCTACTATTCTTACTCCTAATGGTGATCATTTGAACGATACATGGCAAATCCGTTCTATTCAATATTTTCCGAAAGCTCGAATAGAAGTGTTTGATAAATTTGGAAATCTTGTCTTTAGCTCTGATGGCGAATATGAACCTTGGGATGGCACTTATAAAGGATCGATTTTGCCTGCTGGTTCTTATTATTACGTGATTAAATTTTCTCCTGATGGAGAACAAATTACAGGAATTGTCGATATTTTATATTAA